The genomic DNA ATATGGGCTCGGTGCATTCGCACGAGGCCTCGCCGCTGAAGTCCGCCTACGTTGCCGCCAAGCATGCGCTGCTTGGCCTGGCACGCGTGCTGGCCAAGGAAGGCGCGGAGTACAACGTGCGCTCGCACGTGATCTGTCCGGGTTTCGTGCGTACGCCGCTGGTGGACAAGCAGATTCCCGAACAGGCCAAGGAGCTTGGCATCAGCGAGGAAGAGGTGATTCGCCGCGTCATGCTGGGCGGCACCGTGGACGGCGTGTTCACCACCGTGGACGACGTGGCGCAGACCGCGCTGTTCCTGTGCGCCTTCCCGTCGGCGGCGCTGACCGGACAGTCCTTTGTCGTGAGCCACGGCTGGTACATGCAGTAAGCGACAAGAAAAGCGGCCGGGCGGCGATACCGCCGCCCGGCCGGCATGACCGCATGCAAGGTCGGAAAGCAAAGTCATCAAGGAGGGTTCGTGGCAGGTGGACGTCGGCAAAAGCTGGATAAAGTGGCACAGGAAAATATAGTTGCACTGCAAAAGGGCACGCCGAAGCAGCAGGCTGTAAAAAGCGCGGCCGTGAGAAGCACGGCTGTAAAAAGCGCCGCGGCGGCCGTGGTAGCGAACCCGGCGGCGCCCGCGCTCAAACACGAGGCGCCAAAGCCCGAACCGTTAAGAGAGCCGGAGCCAAATCTCCTGCCTCCCGGCGGCTGCGCGCCGCCGGACCTCGCGCCTGAGGGCGCCGGCCGCAAGCGGCCGGTTCACAATGAATACACGGTCAGGGCTTTGGTGCTGCAAGGCGGCGGCGCGCTCGGTTCGTATCAGGCGGGCGTGTACCAGGGGCTGGCGGAGGCGGGCATCCAGCCTAACTGGGTGGCCGGGATTTCAATCGGCGCGTTGAACGCAGCCGTGATCGCTGGCAATGCGCCCGAGCGCAGGGTCGAGCAGTTGCGCGCTTTCTGGGACTACATCTGCCAGCAGCCGTGGCTGCCCAGCCTGCTGCCCTACGAGGTGGTCGCGGAGACCGCCGCGCACTGGCCCGATCCGCTGCGCATCTGGTTCGACGGCATCGAGGCCGCGCGTGCCATCTTCGAGGGGCAGCGGGGGTTCTTCCAGCCTCGTCCGTGGACCAGCCTGGTGGAGCGCCAGTGCGGCCCCGCCAGCGCCAGCTACTACGACACCAGCCCGCTCAAAGCCACGCTGGAGCGATTTGCCGATTTTGACCGCATCAACTCGCATCATAAGGAGACGCGCGTGTCGGTGGGCGCGGTGAATGTGCGGACCGGCAATTTCGCCTATTTCGACAACACCCGACGCAAGCTGCACGCCGAGCATTTCATGGCCTCCGGCGCTTTGCCGCCAGGATTTCCCGCGGTGGAGATCGATGGCGAGTTCTATTGGGATGGCGGCCTGGTATCCAACACGCCACTGTCCGAAGTCCTGACCGCCCAGCCCCGGCGCGACGCGCTGATCTTCCAGGTGGACCTGTGGAGCGCGCGTGGCAAGTTGCCGCACAACCTGCTGGACGTGGCAGAGCGGCAGAAAGACATCCAGTATTCCAGCCGCACGCGCACCATTACGGATTACATGGGCGAGCAGCAGAACTACCGCCGCATGCTGAGCGAGGTGATGGCGCTGGTGCCGCAGGGGCAACGGGACAATGACTGGTACCGCAAGGCGGCGGAGTACGCATGCGATGCGCGCCGCAATGTGATCCAGCTGGTCTATCGCGACAAGACGTTTGAGGGCAACGCCAAGGATTATCAGTTTGGCTTGCTGACCATGAACGATCACTGGACCAGCGGGCTGGACGACATTCGGGAAACGTTGAAGCATCCGGAGTGGCTGGCCATGCCGACGCACGAGAAGCCGTTTGTCACGCACGACATCCATCGCGGCAACGGGCATGCCTGACCCGACGCGAGGGGGCCGGGGCCGGCTTGACCCTGGTCCCTTCGCTGCCGCCCCGCAGCTTCAGACCACCTTGAGCTTCGCCAACTCCGGCTTTCCCGGCGGATACTCGGGCTTCAGTTTCTCGAACACCGCCATCATGATCTCCGCCACCATCAGGTTCCGGTGCGTCTTCGAATTCGCGGGCACGATATACCACGGTGCTTCCGGCGTGCTGGTCGCGGCAATGGCGGCCTCGTAGGCGGTCTCGTAGTTCTTCCAGTACTGCCGCTCTTCCAGATCCTTCGGGTCGAACTTCCAGTGCTTCTGGGGATCCGCCAGCCGTGCTTCCAGCCGGGCCTTCTGCTCGTCCTTGGAAATATGCAGGAAGCATTTGACGATGGTGGTGCCGGTTTCCAGCAGCATCGTCTCGAAGGCGCGTAGCTGCTTGTACCGGCGCTCGCATTCGGCTTCGTCGATCCACTCGTGCACCCGCGTGATCAGCACGTCTTCATAGTGGCTGCGATTGAAGACTACGATCTCGCCGGCGCGCGGCACCTGGGCATGGATGCGCCACAGGTAGTCGTGCGCGAGTTCTTCGGCGGTGGGGGATTTGAACGCGACGACGCGGATGCCGAGGGGTCGAAGCTGCGGAACACGCCGCGCACGGTGCCGTCCTTGCCGCTGGTGTCCATGCCTTGCAGCACCACCAGCAGCTTGCGCTTGTGTTCGGCGTAGAAGATGTCCTGCAGCTCGTCAAGCCTGGTGCTCAGTTCGGCTATGCGGGCCTGGTCGGTGGCTTTGTCGCCGCTGGAGAGCGGCTTGGCGCCGGCGTTGAAGTCGGCCAGGCGGAAGTTCTTGCCCGAGGTGATGCGGAAATCGGCGAGCGACATTGGCACTCCATGGAGGGCGCGGCCGTGGCTGGCCGCAAGCCCCTATGGTCAGGCAGGCAGCCGGTCCAGGTCAATGCTGCCTTCGAACACCGTGGTGGCCGGGCCGGTCATGCGTACCGACTCGCCTTCGCCGTCCCAGGCAATCGTCAGGTCCCCGCCATGGGTGTGCACCAGTACAGGCGAGTCCAGCAGGCCGCGGCGAATGCCGGCGACGACTGCCGCGCACGCGCCCGTGCCGCAGGCCAGCGTCTCGCCGGCACCGCGCTCGAACACGCGCAGGCGAATCGTATGGCGCTCCACCACCTGCATGAAGCCGGCGTTGACGCGGTTGGGAAAGCTCGCGTGATGCTCGATGATGGGGCCATCCTGCAGTACCGGGAAGGCCTCGGTGTCGTCCACCACCTGCACCGCGTGGGGATTGCCCATCGAGACGGCCGAAATCCATTCGGTGCGGCCGTTGACTTCCAGCCCGTACAGCGTATCGCGGCCTTCGGCCTTGGTCGGCAGGCCGTCGGAGCGGAATGGCACGCGCTCGGGTTCGAGTTCCGGCGCGCCCATGTCGACCGTGACCTGGCCGTCGTCCTGCAGCGTCAGCGTGATCACGCCGTTCATCACCTGCACGCGCACCGAGCGCTTGTCGGTCAGGCCGTGGTCGGTGACGAAGCGCACGAAGCAGCGCGCGCCATTGCCGCAGTGCTCCACCTCGCCGCCGTCGGCGTTGAAGATGCGGTAGCGGAAGTCGACGTCGTCCCGGGTCGGTTTCTCGACCACCAGGATCTGGTCGGCACCCACGCCGAAATGCCGGCTGGCGAGCGCGCGCCACTGCGCCGGGGTCAGGCTCAGGGTCTGGTGGATGCCGTCGAGCACGACGAAGTCGTTGCCGGCGCCGTGCATCTTGGTGAACTGGAGTTTCATAGTGCGATTGTAGTCGGGCCGTCCCGCGCTTGCTGGCGGCGTATCGAGGGTGGCGCGGGCGACATATCTGCCTGGCGATGCCGCCGCCGCGCCCACATGGTCAGTAGTTTTCGCGTTCGCCGTCCGGGCGGTGCTTGAAGCGCTTGTGCACCCAGTAGTACTCGGTGATGCGCGGGCGGATGCAGTCTTCGAAGAAGGCATTCATGCGCCGGGTGTCCTCGGTCACGCTGTCGCCGGGATAGTTTTCCCAAGCCGGCAGGATGCGCAGCACATAGCCCTGGTAGTCGGGCAGCATCTCGGTATAGATCGGCACCACCTTGGCACCGGCCAGCCGCGCCAGGCGGGATACGGACGTCAAGGTCAGGGCCTCCACGCCGAAGAACGGGATGTACTCCGAGTCGCGCTCGCCGAAGTCCATGTCGGCGATCAGTTGCAGGGCCTCGCCCTTGCGCAGGCAGCGGATGATGTCGCGCGCGCTGTCGTTGCGCGCAATCATGTTGGCGCCGAAGCGCCCGCGCGCGTGCTTGAGGAAGCCGTCGAACAAGGCATTCTTCTGCTTGGTGTACAGCGACGCGCCGGAGCGTCCCACATGTTCGCGCAGGTGGATGGTGAGGCGGATGGCGCCGGCCTCGACGCCGGACAGATGCAGCGTGACGAGGATATGGGGCGTGCCGTCCAGCGCCACCAGATCGGCCTGGTCGTCGATCTGGACCCAGCGGCGCATCTGCGCCTCGCTGCCGGTCCAGAAGATGCCGCGCTCCGCAAAGCTGCGAAAGACGGTGCGGAAGGTCTGGCGCGAGAGCGTTTCGATCTCGGCCTCGCTCCGGTCGGGGAAGCACAGGCGCAGGTTGGTCTGCACCACGCGGCGGCGGCTGCTGGGAATCAGGTAGAGCAGGCTGCCCAGGCCTTCGCCGAAGCGCGCCACGAGCGGATAGGGGAGCTTGCCCAGCACGGTCAGCAGGCCGATGCCAAGCCAGGTAAAAATACGGCTCATTTTTGGTCGTTGGAGAGGGTGCCGGTGCCGGTGCCGGCACCTCCAGGGGATTGCGCGAGGCGTCGGCCGCGGGCGCGCGGGGTGGCTGCGCAGGCGGCAACTCGGCGCCGCCCGGATGCTTGTACCGGTTGTAGCCCCACAGGTACTGGGTCGGGGCTTCCTTCACCAGCTTCTCGACCGCCGCGTTGATCACCGCGACGGCTTCTGCCTGGTCGTCGGGCAGCGGATCCTTGATCAATTGCATATGGCCGACGAAGCCGGCGCCGCGCGGCAGGCGCTCCGCGAAGATCACCGCGATGGGCGCGCCCGTGAGTTGTTGCAGGCGCTGCACTAGCGTCATGGTGTAGGCCGGCTTGCCGAAAAACGGCGCCCATGCGCCTTCGCCGCCGGTCGGGACCTGGTCGGGCAGTATGCCGATGGCCTCGCCGCGTTTGAGCGCCTTGACCAGCATGCGCACGCCGCGCGGCTGCGCCGGCGCCATGGCCAGGTTGGGGCGCGTGCGCATCTTGACGATCCAGTCGCGCAGCCAGGCTTGGTGCGGCGGCTTGTACAGCGCCGTGACCGGATGCCGCAGGGCAAATGCCTGAGGAAGCACTTCAAAGCAACCAAGATGCGGCACCAGGATGATCAGCCCGCGGCCCTGCGCCATCAGCTTGTCGAGTTCCGGCCAGAGCCGGGTGGCAAAGCCGTACATGCGGGCCTGGGGATTGCGCCGGCTCCAGAAGTAAGGCATCTCCAGGATCATGCGGCCGGTTGCGCGGGCCGCTTCGGCCAGCATCGCGTCGCTGGCATCGGGATAGGCGTGGCGCAGGTTTTCCCGCAGGCGCGTGCCATAACGTCCCGGCAAGCGTGCCGCCAGCAATCCGAGCGCGCCGCCGATGGCGTGCAGCCAGGAGAGCGGCAAACGGGAAATCAGCCAGAACAGGAAGGTCATCGAATTACGATAGCGGCCCGGCGGGCCGGGTAGGTCATTAATGTTTTGCCGGGCGCTGCCGTTAGTGGGGCAATCAAAATGAATCTCGTGTTGTTACGGGGCCCACCGTACGGCTTGCACTGCCTGCAGGCTTCGCGCCAGGCAGTGCAAGCGCATCGCTCATGCGGGTGGCGCGGCCTGGCCGCGACAGCGTCCGGTATTTGGCAGGCGTGCCAGATAACCGGGGTGCTGCAGCGTAGCTTGCAGGCGCGTATAATAGCGCGTATCGCCGAGTTAACTGACAACTTGCGGGGCGATACCGTTCTACTGGAACGGCATGAAAATACCGCTAAAGCGTCGCCGCCCGGGCTTTGAGGTTGGCGCGCAATAGCCAAACCTGGAGAAAAGTTCGTGGCAAACGACTTCTTGTTCACTTCGGAATCCGTCTCCGAAGGCCATCCCGATAAGGTCGCAGACCAAATTTCCGACGCTGTCCTCGATGCCATCCTGGCCCAGGACAAGTACGCGCGCGTTGCCGCTGAAACGCTGTGCAACACCGGCCTGGTTGTCCTCGCCGGGGAAATCACCACGACCGCCAACGTCGATTACATCCAAGTCGCGCGCGACACCATCAAGCGCATCGGCTACGACAACACCGAATATGGCATCGACTACAAGGGTTGTGCAGTGCTGGTCGCTTACGACAAGCAATCGCCTGACATCGCCCAGGGCGTGGACCGCGCCTCCGACGACTACCTGAACCAGGGCGCCGGCGACCAGGGCCTGATGTTCGGCTACGCCTGCGATGAAACGCCTGAACTGATGCCCTTCCCGATCTATTATTCGCACCGCCTGGTCGAGCGCCAGTCGCAGCTGCGCCGCGACGGACGCCTGCCCTGGCTGCGTCCGGACGCCAAGTCGCAGGTGACCGTGCGTTACGTCGACGGCCGTCCGCACAGCGTGGATACCGTGGTGCTGTCGACCCAGCACTCGCCGGATATCACCCAGGCGCAGATCCGCGAAGCCGTGATCGAGGAAATCATCAAGCCGGTGCTGCCGGCCGAGATGCTCAAGGACACCAAGTACCTGGTCAACCCGACCGGCCGCTTTGTCATCGGCGGCCCGCAAGGCGATTGCGGCCTGACCGGCCGCAAGATCATCGTCGACACCTATGGCGGCGCTTCGCCCCACGGTGGCGGTGCTTTCTCGGGCAAGGATCCGTCCAAGGTCGACCGCTCGGCTGCTTATGCTGCCCGCTACGTCGCCAAGAACATCGTCGCCGCCGGCCTGGCGCGCCAGTGCCAGGTGCAGGTCAGCTACGCCATCGGCGTGGCCCGCCCGATCAACGTGACGGTGTACACCGAAGGCACCGGCAAGATCTCCGACGAGGCGATCGCCGCGCTGGTGCAAGAGCACTTCGACCTGCGCCCGAAGGGCATCGTGCAAATGCTCGACCTGCTGCGCCCGATCTACGAGAAGACCGCTGCCTACGGCCACTTTGGCCGCGAAGAGCCGGAGTTCTCGTGGGAAGCGACCGACAAGGTCGCGCTGCTGCGCGCCGCTGCCGGCCTGTAAGGCTGCCGCGAACCTGGCATCGGAAGAACACCGCCCTCGGGCGGTGTTTTT from Cupriavidus sp. D39 includes the following:
- a CDS encoding patatin-like phospholipase family protein — encoded protein: MRSTAVKSAAAAVVANPAAPALKHEAPKPEPLREPEPNLLPPGGCAPPDLAPEGAGRKRPVHNEYTVRALVLQGGGALGSYQAGVYQGLAEAGIQPNWVAGISIGALNAAVIAGNAPERRVEQLRAFWDYICQQPWLPSLLPYEVVAETAAHWPDPLRIWFDGIEAARAIFEGQRGFFQPRPWTSLVERQCGPASASYYDTSPLKATLERFADFDRINSHHKETRVSVGAVNVRTGNFAYFDNTRRKLHAEHFMASGALPPGFPAVEIDGEFYWDGGLVSNTPLSEVLTAQPRRDALIFQVDLWSARGKLPHNLLDVAERQKDIQYSSRTRTITDYMGEQQNYRRMLSEVMALVPQGQRDNDWYRKAAEYACDARRNVIQLVYRDKTFEGNAKDYQFGLLTMNDHWTSGLDDIRETLKHPEWLAMPTHEKPFVTHDIHRGNGHA
- the dapF gene encoding diaminopimelate epimerase, with amino-acid sequence MKLQFTKMHGAGNDFVVLDGIHQTLSLTPAQWRALASRHFGVGADQILVVEKPTRDDVDFRYRIFNADGGEVEHCGNGARCFVRFVTDHGLTDKRSVRVQVMNGVITLTLQDDGQVTVDMGAPELEPERVPFRSDGLPTKAEGRDTLYGLEVNGRTEWISAVSMGNPHAVQVVDDTEAFPVLQDGPIIEHHASFPNRVNAGFMQVVERHTIRLRVFERGAGETLACGTGACAAVVAGIRRGLLDSPVLVHTHGGDLTIAWDGEGESVRMTGPATTVFEGSIDLDRLPA
- the metK gene encoding methionine adenosyltransferase, translating into MANDFLFTSESVSEGHPDKVADQISDAVLDAILAQDKYARVAAETLCNTGLVVLAGEITTTANVDYIQVARDTIKRIGYDNTEYGIDYKGCAVLVAYDKQSPDIAQGVDRASDDYLNQGAGDQGLMFGYACDETPELMPFPIYYSHRLVERQSQLRRDGRLPWLRPDAKSQVTVRYVDGRPHSVDTVVLSTQHSPDITQAQIREAVIEEIIKPVLPAEMLKDTKYLVNPTGRFVIGGPQGDCGLTGRKIIVDTYGGASPHGGGAFSGKDPSKVDRSAAYAARYVAKNIVAAGLARQCQVQVSYAIGVARPINVTVYTEGTGKISDEAIAALVQEHFDLRPKGIVQMLDLLRPIYEKTAAYGHFGREEPEFSWEATDKVALLRAAAGL
- a CDS encoding lipid A biosynthesis lauroyl acyltransferase yields the protein MSRIFTWLGIGLLTVLGKLPYPLVARFGEGLGSLLYLIPSSRRRVVQTNLRLCFPDRSEAEIETLSRQTFRTVFRSFAERGIFWTGSEAQMRRWVQIDDQADLVALDGTPHILVTLHLSGVEAGAIRLTIHLREHVGRSGASLYTKQKNALFDGFLKHARGRFGANMIARNDSARDIIRCLRKGEALQLIADMDFGERDSEYIPFFGVEALTLTSVSRLARLAGAKVVPIYTEMLPDYQGYVLRILPAWENYPGDSVTEDTRRMNAFFEDCIRPRITEYYWVHKRFKHRPDGERENY